In the genome of Verrucomicrobium sp., the window GTTCGCGCATCCGGTTAGCGGGCTCGATCATGGCCAGGCAGGCCGCCTCCGGGAAACCGGGGAGGAGCTGCTGCATGATCTTCACCTCGACCTCCGGCTTCGGCCAAGCCATCTGCACGCAGCGGCAACGGCGCAGGAGCGGCTCCGTCGCGGGGCGCTGGTCGTTCTTCGTGATGACGATGAGGATGTTCTTCGCGTTGCTGCGCAGCTCGCCCAGCTGGGGGACGTAGAGGAGGTTTTCGTTGAGGAAATTGAGGAGGAAGGCGTCGGTGGCGGCCTCTGTCTTGTCCAGCTCGTCCAGGAGGAGGACGACGGGCTTTTGGTGGGAGGCGGCGATGGCCCGGGGAAGGACGCCTTCCGAGGGGACGCCGTCCTTCATGAAGGTCATGTCGAAGAGCAGCTCCCGATGGGAAGAGCCGGGATAGAACTGGAATTGGATCAATTCCGCGTCCAGGCGGATGGCCAGCTGCTTGGCCAGGAAGGTTTTGCCGCAGCCGGGGGGGCCGTCGAGCAGGAGGGTGCTGAGGTAATCGGGCCGCCCCATGTCTTCCAGCGCCCGCTCCGCGGCGGCCATGGCCACGGGATCGGTGCTGATGAAGGTGGTGGCGCCCATCGCGAAGTTACTGCGGGCTGGTGACCACGCCGCTGTTCACCTTCTGCACGGGGTTGTAGAGGAAGCTTGCGGAGGCCAGGGAGGCGTAGTCATCCGTGCCCCAATTGCCGGGATTCTGGTTCACCTGGGGCAGGGGGGAGTAGGAGTGGACTTTGAAGGTGTAGGTGCCCGCGCCGGGATTGTTTCCCATGGCGGTCTTCAGATTGTTGAGGCGGACGATGAAGGTGATGTTCTGCGGATGGCTGCTGCTGCTGCTGACCACGTTGGCATAGATGTTGGGGGCATCGGCCGTGATGGAGATATTTTGGGAATCGACGGTGCCGGAGGTGTGGTTTCCGGAGGTGTCGGTATCGCTGTTCACCGCGTTATGGTTCGGATCGTAGAGGTAATAGGTGGCGCCAGCCGAGCCGTCCTGGTGGGTGAACTGGATTTCCAGCCAGGTGAAATTGGCGGGATAGAGCTGGGTGGCGTTGATTGTGGCCGTATAGGGGGCCCAGCTGAAGTAGGTGAAGGTGTCGGGGGAGGGGTTGGCGGGACTCCAGCCGACGTTGCTTACGGAGGCTTTGGGGTGGAAGTAGACGGTGGCCTGCTGGTCTGTATTGGCCATGGTGAAGGTGGTGCTTCCCATGGCGGAATTGGGTTTCACGGAAAATTGCAGGGAGCCGGGGCTGTTCAAGGCAAGGCCGCTGCCGGCGGGAATGCTGTAAGCGGTGCCGGAGCTATTATACGTGGAGCTGGCCGTGGGGACGACGGTGGCGAAGGGGCTGCCGGAATCGCTGCGGTAAATGGCCACCTGTTGGTTGGCCTCGCCATAGCGGTCGGCATCGGTGTAATAGGTGCCGGAGGTGTATTTATAAGTATCCTCAATCACCAGTTGTTTCAGCCCGATGCCGACTACGGAGCGGATAATGGAGTTGGGGGAGGCGGGGGTGCCTAGCTGGGCGTCCTGGGTGTAGGGGGTGATATAGGGAATCGGCGTGCCGACACCCCAGTTGGTGCTGATGGTGGTGTTGGAGTTGGGGTTGAATTTGTCGTAATAGGAGAGGCTATTGCCGCTGTAAACGGGGGAAAGGCCGTCCGGGGCATTGGTGCTGCTGGTATCGGTCCAATAGAGCTTGGCCACCCAGCTGCCGATGGCGCCATTGGCGCTATTGACCTGGTTATAGGAGGATCCGTTGGCGCTGCTCCCCTGGGCGAAGGCGCCCACCCCGGATGCGTTGCCGTTGGCGCCGGAATAAAAGGGGCCGATGTTGGTCCCGTCCGACCGGCTCAGGACGACGGCGGTTTGATAGGTGGGATCGCTCCAGGCGAGGGAGCTTCCCAGGGACAACGCCGCCGCCGAAATGAAAAGAACACGAAGGATGGTTTTCATGGTTTTTGGCTTTCTTCTTCCTTGAGGACGAGGACGCCGCTCATGGGTTGGTCGTTTTCCGGAAAGGCAAACACGCCGATGCGGGGGGAAACGGTGGGGTCCGAAGGGGCAATGACGTCATCGACTTCCTTTTGGCTGATGACCCATTTTGGAAAAAGGTAGCCATCCAGTTTTGTGAGGTGGGGCCGTAGGAGAGCGGCCTTTCCGCCCAGTTTTTCTATGACGGTCCCCAGGGACTTCTGGCGCCAGGCCGGCCGCGCGACGGCCGGGACGAGTTTGGCTAGGTCGGGAGAAAGGGATTGCGGTTTCACAAGGGCTCCTCGGACGAGAAGGGCGTAAATATTGTCTTCGGGGTCGGCTAGGATTTCAAAAATGGGCTTCTTCTCACTGTCTTCAAAGGACTGTAGCTGGGCCAGGGTGTCGTCGATGGTTGCTACTTTGTCTTTGTCCCCGGCGTCTTGCGCTTTTTTTCGTTGATTGAGGAGCTCGGCCTTCCGTTGCTCGTAGAAAGAGTCCGGATCGGCCGCTCTCCCTTCAAGAGATGTAAGCCAGATTAATGCCAGAATGAGGAGAAGACTACGGGAGAGGAGGGGGTGGGTCATCGAGGGGGGGAGGAGACGATGAGCCAATTCTTTAGCAGGATGGGCGGCAGGTTGCCAATGCTGGTGATATCGCCGTAGCTGAAGCTGGAGAGGGTGGCCGCGTTAGGCCCGGAACCGAGGCGGGAGGTGTCCAGAGTCCCGGTGTGGGCGCTGCTGGCACGGATGCCGCTGACCTGGAGGTTGTGCGATTCAGACGTGGTCAGGGCGCTGTAGATGACCGGTGCCAAAATAGAGGCGGGGGCGTTGTTCGTATTGAAGTCGGTCAGGAAGACGAGGGGGTTGGCGCTGACGATGGAGAGGGGGGCGTCGAGGTTTTGCGCGTCGGTCAGGGCGACGATGGTCCCCATTCGGGTGTCGCCGCCGTCGCCCCCGTCCGTGACGATGTCGATAAAAAGGGTCCGGGCGTTGTTGATTTTTGGGATGTTGGCGACGGAGATTTGCACGATAAGGGCCTGCCCGGTGGGGGCGCAGGTTGCCGGGACGTTGGTGACAGAGATAAAGTTGGAGTGGCTTTTAAAATCGTCCGGACCGGTTTGGGCAAGGCGGTTGCTCAAGCTGGCGCCTTGGCCGCCGGGTCCGTTGCCGCCGGAAGGGGAGATGTTGCAAAGGAGCTGCCAATCACTCGGGTAGTCGATGCGGCTCAAAGTCTCGCCGCTGAGAATGCGGACTCCCGCGGAATAATAAGG includes:
- a CDS encoding MoxR family ATPase; this encodes MGATTFISTDPVAMAAAERALEDMGRPDYLSTLLLDGPPGCGKTFLAKQLAIRLDAELIQFQFYPGSSHRELLFDMTFMKDGVPSEGVLPRAIAASHQKPVVLLLDELDKTEAATDAFLLNFLNENLLYVPQLGELRSNAKNILIVITKNDQRPATEPLLRRCRCVQMAWPKPEVEVKIMQQLLPGFPEAACLAMIEPANRMREHPQIRKKPSTPEVVRLARDLQALLKENATPQLLGRYFINGMLPVITDREHFRENSVALGARIQETFPKAAPASSAPPVPAEPVPAGLR